From the genome of Variovorax sp. RA8:
TCAGTGGCCTCAGGCAAGACCACGGAAGTCGACAGACCGTTCGTCACGACCTGCGAACTGCGCTGCGCGATCGCACTCGCCGCACCACTCACCGATGCGAAGGCGATCGGGAGCACGTAGCGCGACAGGATGTGCCGGTCAATGCTGCCGGCGAGCGCGTCAGCCGAAGTCTGCTCGTCCAGCGCGACCGCGTTGATCTTGGCGACCTTGCCGTTGAAGCGGATGTCGGTGAAGGTCACCTGCAGGCCTTCGCCCTGGTTCAGCACGGCCGTGCCCTTGAGGAACGCCCCCGCATACTTGCCGCCGATGACCTCTGCTGTGACGTACGAGGACTTCTCGGTGTCGATCGGCGACGTGGTGCGCGCGGCGTGGATGGTCAGCGCCCCCGGCAGATCGGGATCCTCGGTGGCGACGTTCGTGGCGGCAACGCCCTGCCCTTGGCTCGTCACGCCCTGCTGCGCGTTGCCGGTCGCCTTGGGGTTCTGGTAAGGGGCCACGTGGGCGATCGCCGCACCCGAGGGAGCGTCAGCGAGAAGCTGGCCGAGCTGGCGGTTCAGGCCCTCTTGGATGGCCTGCTGGCGCACGGGGTCCTGGTAGGAGCCCGGCTGGATGGCAACCTGCGGCGTGGTGACGTAGGTCTGGTACGAGCTTGCGCCCGGCCCCACCAGCGTCTCAGGCGCGCCACCGTGTTGGCCGATGGACGTGGGCGCGCCGGAGGGAGGCGGCACATACACGCCACCTTCCTGGCGGCTCTTCGCAGCCTTCTGCGCCTGCAGCTCAGCCAGCCGGCCTTTCTCGTAGTCGGTCTGCTCCACATCCTTCTGCGCGCCTGTGCTCGTATTGGCCGACAGATCGACCTGGGCCTTCATCTCTTTCTTGCCGCTGGCCATGAAGACCAGGCCGACCACGGCGACGAAGGCAACCCCGAACGCGGCTGCCACCCACTTCATCACGCGCTTGGCGCCTGGGTCGAGGCGTCGGCCTTTTCCGCTATCGGCGGCAGGACCGGCGATCGCCGCGGACTCCGTGCCTGCCACGTCCGCGAACTCAAGTTCGCCGTCGGTGTTTTGGTTTTCGTTGCTCATCTGCGCTTCTCGCGTCACTTGGGGAAACCAGAAAGCCGCGCGTTCGACAACAGGGCTCCCGAAACTGAGGTGGCGTTAGATCCAACGGGCTCGACGCTGATGCCCCCTAGGGCCACATTGCGCAATTCACCGGCCTGCGAGATCACGACCACGGGTGTGATGGGGAGCTGGTAGACGAACACCCCATCGGAGGAGCCTTGGCGGCGCATCCACGCCGGCGAAAGGATCTGCGCTGATGTGCGCACCGCCATGCTGGAGGGCGAGATCTGCCAGGCCATGATCTCGTCGGTCCCGCTGCCGGCCACCGTCAGGCGACGGGCCTCACGCGGCGGCGTGCGATACAGGTAGGCCATCAGCTCGTCGGCCATGTGGGTCGGCGCAGGCGCAGCGCTCGCCATCGCCGTCGGCGGAACGCCGCCCACGAACTTGGGCACCACCAAGTCCAGGTTGTAGTCCGTGGCGTCCTGCGCGGGCATCACAGTCACGGAAACCGGTCGAGCGATGTCCTTGAGCTTGAAGGCGATGTTCCCGAGTTGGGGCTGCTTCATCCCGACAGAGAAGACGTGCTCGGCCATCTGCGAGACCGCATAGCCGGCATCGTTGAAATTGTCAGCGGCCTCGACAGGCCAGGGGCGGCCGGCCGCGTCGACGAACATGATCGTTGCGCCCTGGCGAGGCGCCAGCCGCAGCACGGGGGGCGTGCTGCCGGGCGAAAGATCGATGGTCGTTTGAGTGCTGGTCGGCCGGGCCGGCGGACGGCCGGAAATGTTCTCGCTGAACGCATCCTTGCGCTCGTCAATCTGCTTGCGCAGGTTCACGATCTCTTTGGGCGTCAGCGGAGCGATCTTGTCCAGCACTGCCTGCGTAGTCGCGACGTAGGGCGTCGGCATGGCGGCGGAGGCTGACGGCGCCGGCGGCGTGGCCGGCGACGGCAGCGCTCCCGGCACTTGACCCGGGCTGGGACCGCTCTGGGCGAACGGGCTCGCTGCCGCGGGGCTTTGAGGCTGCTGGTTCGGCACCGGCGCGCCCGGATTCGAGACGCGGGATACGCCCTGCGCACTCGCGCCCAGGGACGCGCACTCGAGGATGGCCGTCAGGACGGCCACAGCTGCCTGGCGCATGTTCACGCTGAGCGTCTTCCGTACCATCGATCGCGCGTCGGCGCCGGTTTTTTCGTTCATAGCAATATTGTCCTGCAAACTCATTCTTTGGACGCTCTTCGCGATCCAGTCGCGTGGCGCGATTCAAACGAATGGAATGCCGGTGTGCGCTGCGATCTCCAGGCGCAAGGTGAACTTTCCATAGATCAGCGCGTTGGCGAACGGCGTCGGAGCGGTAGCCCACAGCTCGGCGAGCTCGGCGCGGCTGGCCAACGAATCTGGCAGCACGTCGTTGAACATCGCGTACCACTCGGGGTGGTTCTTCTCCAGTGCGTCCATCTCTACGATTGCAGTGGCCATTCCGATCGATTCGTGGTCGACGTTCTGCTGGGGTTCGTTCGCGCTCATTTGATTTCTCGCCTCGCTTGTCTACAAAAGAATGGGAAAAATGGGGGGAGGGCACCCGCCAGCTAGGCCCTGGACTGATCCGGAACCAGTTGGAGGCTGTCAATTGCGATGCCGCGGGGGTTCTGGTCGAGCCCCACGCGCCGCACGACCACATGCAAGATGAAGTACCGCGGCTGATCCTGGGTCTTCGTCCCCCGACGAAACAATGTGATCGGAGCCT
Proteins encoded in this window:
- a CDS encoding DotH/IcmK family type IV secretion protein, with protein sequence MNEKTGADARSMVRKTLSVNMRQAAVAVLTAILECASLGASAQGVSRVSNPGAPVPNQQPQSPAAASPFAQSGPSPGQVPGALPSPATPPAPSASAAMPTPYVATTQAVLDKIAPLTPKEIVNLRKQIDERKDAFSENISGRPPARPTSTQTTIDLSPGSTPPVLRLAPRQGATIMFVDAAGRPWPVEAADNFNDAGYAVSQMAEHVFSVGMKQPQLGNIAFKLKDIARPVSVTVMPAQDATDYNLDLVVPKFVGGVPPTAMASAAPAPTHMADELMAYLYRTPPREARRLTVAGSGTDEIMAWQISPSSMAVRTSAQILSPAWMRRQGSSDGVFVYQLPITPVVVISQAGELRNVALGGISVEPVGSNATSVSGALLSNARLSGFPK
- a CDS encoding DotG/IcmE/VirB10 family protein, whose product is MSNENQNTDGELEFADVAGTESAAIAGPAADSGKGRRLDPGAKRVMKWVAAAFGVAFVAVVGLVFMASGKKEMKAQVDLSANTSTGAQKDVEQTDYEKGRLAELQAQKAAKSRQEGGVYVPPPSGAPTSIGQHGGAPETLVGPGASSYQTYVTTPQVAIQPGSYQDPVRQQAIQEGLNRQLGQLLADAPSGAAIAHVAPYQNPKATGNAQQGVTSQGQGVAATNVATEDPDLPGALTIHAARTTSPIDTEKSSYVTAEVIGGKYAGAFLKGTAVLNQGEGLQVTFTDIRFNGKVAKINAVALDEQTSADALAGSIDRHILSRYVLPIAFASVSGAASAIAQRSSQVVTNGLSTSVVLPEATDKQAAAAGLSSATQVGQQLVQSLQQQKNTVKLPANTMIGVLFNSVQAASSTAAAPQQQAQAQAEQQPQRYPQGGFQQQPGISFNLATGMNYGSFAPAVAPINQVQVRY